In a genomic window of Zingiber officinale cultivar Zhangliang chromosome 9B, Zo_v1.1, whole genome shotgun sequence:
- the LOC122025517 gene encoding serine/threonine-protein phosphatase 6 regulatory subunit 3-like has product MFWRIPNLPASSPVELILDKENFTLEELLDEEEIIQECKALNSRLINFLRDRAQVEQLLRYITEDAPGDADNLRTFKFPFLACEIFTCEIDVILKTLVDDEDLMNMLFSFLEPNRTHNSTLAGYFGKVVVCLMLRKTNSLMAYIQTHVNVFNHLVNLIGITSIREILIRLVGADDHTNPNYMNIIKWLADTSLLEMIVDKLSPSHSTEVNANAAEVLMAIIRNTPSAFAAKLSSQSFITRIFGHALENSSSRSALIHSLSVCIALLDPKRSASAASINYIRNQHLYAPFSDVDSMALHAMLTHLDGLLKFLNVSSEINTLPTTYGELHPPLGKHRLKVVEFITVLLEVGGEAAEKELIQSSAIQIILDLFFKYPFNNSLHHHVENLVVSCLESKNTAVVDYLFCECGIIAKFLLTDKNPFLSGESSVTTVPASGRKPIRAGNIGHITRICNKLVQLGIGNDHIQSYLQESVDWVNWQTNVLRERNAVENVYHWACGRPTSFQERTRDSDEEELHVRDYDVALSNNPLQPFQYRVYENDDMDEDVYLNEGSTGVVISSLRLGGDNQSLFTNSNWFTFEDDNSMEPMSITTHDKMDDVNLNETSSGDDSSDDEEVVGVEELTKAGMPEHKYSDSDFMSQDASSVDQSLNDLSTDVTKLNVTDDVSLFRLDTTENEDLFNDQQLPEWVGWREASDIHVDGSTDAPTQSNSMQGTASTASVITAGAPGESTVHTSESVESVKAEETSSSLFEDAEFVGVDFEEAKSIIGEVGVTNRNFVLQVPELPKPHEDGTAIKFSKSHWRMEPEVGIVQE; this is encoded by the exons ATGTTCTGGCGAATCCCCAACCTTCCCGCTTCGTCTCCG GTGGAGTTAATCTTGGATAAGGAAAATTTCACCTTAGAAGAACTTTTGGACGAAGAAGAGATAATTCAAGAATGCAAAGCTCTTAACTCACGACTTATTAATTT TCTTAGAGATCGTGCACAGGTAGAGCAATTACTTCGATACATCACTGAGGATGCTCCTGGTGATGCTGACAATTTACGAACCTTTAA GTTCCCTTTCCTTGCATGTGAGATATTTACTTGTGAAATTGATGTCATTCTTAAAACCTTGGTGGATGATGAAGAT TTGATGAACATGTTATTCTCCTTTCTTGAACCAAATCGTACACACAATTCAACTTTAGCTGGGTATTTCGGCAAG GTTGTGGTGTGCCTAATGTTAAGGAAAACCAATTCACTTATGGCGTATATTCAA ACCCACGTCAATGTTTTCAATCACTTGGTCAATTTGATTGGCATAACATCAATCAGGGAG ATTTTGATTCGACTTGTTGGCGCTGATGATCATACAAATCCAAACTATATGAATATCATTAAGTGGTTGGCTGATACCAGTCTTCTTGAGATGATTGTGGATAAATTAAGTCCCTCT CATTCTACTGAAGTTAATGCGAATGCGGCTGAGGTTTTGATGGCCATTATTCGAAATACTCCATCAGCTTTTGCTGCCAAGCTTTCCAGCCAAAG CTTTATCACCAGGATATTTGGCCATGCATTGGAAAATTCATCATCTAGATCTGCTCTTATCCACTCTTTATCTGTGTGCATTGCCTTGCTGGATCCTAAAAGATCTGCATCCGCGGCATCAATTAATTACATCAGAAATCAGCATTTATATGCACCGTTTAGCGATGTTGATTCGATGGCTCTTCATGCCATGTTGACACATTTGG ATGGCTTGCTTAAATTTTTGAATGTATCATCTGAGATTAATACCCTTCCAACAACATATGGTGAACTGCATCCTCCACTTGGGAAGCATCGTCTTAAA GTAGTGGAGTTCATTACAGTATTACTAGAAGTTGGTGGTGAAGCTGCCGAGAAGGAATTGATTCAATCTAGTGCCATTCAGATAATCCTAGATCTATTTTTTAA GTATCCTTTCAACAACTCACTACACCATCATGTGGAGAATTTAGTAGTATCTTGCCTTGAAAGCAAAAACACTGCAGTTGTCGATTATCTCTTTTGTGAATGTGGTATCATTGCTAAGTTTCTACTGACAGATAAAAATCCCTTTCTTTCTGGTGAATCCAGTGTG ACAACTGTACCAGCCTCTGGAAGAAAACCAATTCGGGCTGGAAACATTGGACACATAACAAGAATCTGTAACAAACTTGTCCAACTTGGAATTGGCAATGATCATATTCAGTCTTACCTACAG GAATCAGTTGACTGGGTCAATTGGCAAACTAATGTGCTGCGTGAACGAAATGCAGTAGAGAATGTGTATCACTGGGCCTGTGG TCGTCCAACATCTTTTCAAGAAAGGACGAGAGATAGTGATGAAGAAGAACTTCATGTTAGAGATTATGATGTAGCTTTATCAAACAATCCTCTCCAACCATTTCAATATCGAGTTTATGAGAATGATGACATGGATGAG GATGTATATTTGAATGAAGGATCTACTGGGGTTGTCATTTCTTCTTTGAGGCTTGGTGGTGATAACCAGAG TCTTTTCACGAACTCCAACTGGTTCACTTTTGAGGATGATAATTCGATGGAGCCTATGAGCATCACAacccatgataagatggatgatGTTAACCTAAATGAGACATCGAGTGGTGATGACAGCAGCGATGATGAGGAAGTGGTTGGAGTTGAGGAGCTTACAAAGGCTGGGATGCCTGAACACAAGTATTCAGACTCAGATTTCATGTCTCAAGATGCTTCTAGTGTAGATCAATCCCTGAATGACTTGTCCACGGATGTGACAAAGCTGAACGTCACGGATGATGTGAGCCTTTTTCGGTTGGATACTACTGAGAATGAGGACCTCTTTAACGACCAACAGCTACCTGAATGGGTGGGCTGGCGTGAAGCTTCAGACATTCATGTGGATGGATCCACCGATGCTCCAACCCAATCAAACTCCATGCAAGGCACTGCAAGCACTGCATCAGTTATCACAGCTGGTGCACCAGGTGAAAGTACTGTGCACACATCAGAATCTGTTGAGTCAGTAAAAGCAGAAGAAACTTCCTCTTCATTGTTTGAGGATGCAGAGTTTGTCGGTGTGGATTTTGAGGAAGCGAAATCCATAATCGGTGAGGTTGGTGTTACAAATAGGAACTTTGTTCTTCAGGTTCCGGAACTTCCTAAGCCCCATGAAGATGGAACGGCTATCAAGTTCAGCAAGAGTCATTGGCGGATGGAACCTGAGGTAGGCATCGTTCAGGAGTAG